The Heliomicrobium gestii region CTGCCATGTCCGCGGCTACCTCATCTCACCGGAGATCCTGGGGCTGCCGGAAAAATTGGATCGCTTCTCCCTGGAAGGCAAGCCGCTCTGGGCGAAGATCTTCCAGGATCTGACGGCCTCCATCGACGCCTCGGGGATGTGCCTGTTCACCTCCTTTGCCCTCGGCGCCGGCGACTACGCCGACATGTTGAGCGCGGCCATGGGCGTCGAATGGACGGCTGACGAGGTGCTGGTCGCTGGCGACCGCATCTACAACCTGGAGCGCCTCTTCAATATGCAGGCCGGGTTGACCAAGGCCGATGACACGCTGCCGAAGCGCTTGTTGGAAGAGCCGCTGCCAGATGGCCCCTCCAAGGGCTGGGTGCACAAGCTGGATGAATTGCTGCCCCTGTACTATGAGGTTCGCGGTTGGGACGCCGACGGTGTGCCGACGAAGGAAAAGCTGCAAGGGTTGGGTCTGGAATAAAGAGAACCACGGCAGCGCGGCCCGACATGACGAGAGTGATGTCGCGATCGTGATGTTACGACAGGAACATGACGGCAAAAAAAAGCAACCCCCCTGTGCCCGCAAGCAATGCGGAGGGCGCAGGGGGGTTGTTTGTCACATGCCGCACTCTTCGATGAGTTTCTTGGCCTCCACATACATGGCGATGCCGGCGGCCACTTTCTTGGCCTCTTTCATGGCCAGGACGACGGTGGCCGGTTCGTGGACCACGTCGCCGCCGGCGAAGACGCCCCGGCGGGTCGTCATGCCATAGGGCCGCTCACGGGTGATCACGTAGCCGTTGGGGTCGACCTCGATGCCGCCGGCCGAGGAGATGATCCGTGCGGCGGGGCGTTGGCCGATGGCGAGGATGATCTTGTCGGCCGTCAGGGTGTCCTTCTCGCCCGTCGGGACGAGCCGGTTGGTCTCGTCGAGGGCCATGGTCTCCAGTTCGATGGCGGTCACTTTCTCATCGCCGAAGAAGCCGGCCGGCGATGACATCCAGCGGAAGGTGACGCCTTCCGCCCGGGCGTGCTCGAATTCGCTGCGCAGCGCCGTGATCTCCGACTCGCCGCGGCGGTGGACGACGGTCACGCCGGAAGCGCCGAGCCGCAAGGCGGTGCGGGCGGCGTCCATGGCCACGTTGCCGGCGCCGATGATGAAGACCTTGTCGCCGATGGAGACGGGGATCTCGCGGGGGCTGATCTTGCCGCTGTTGGCCAGGGCGACGATGCGCAGGAAGTAGGAGGCCTGTACGACGCCGGCCAGGTCGTTGCCGGGGATGTCGAGCCGCTTGGGCAGGGCTGTGCCGGTGCCGATGAAGACCGCGTCAAAACCCTCCTGTAGCATCTGATCGATGGTGATGTCCTGGCCGACAAGCACGCGGTTGCGGAAGGTGACGCCGAGGCGCTCCATCTTGTGGATCTCGCGGCGGACGACGTCCTTGTTCAAGCGGAAATCGGGGATGCCGTAGATCAGGACGCCGCCGGGCTCCTCCTGGGCGTCGAAGACGGTCACCTCGAAGCACTGTTTCGCCAAGTCGCCGGCGACGGTCAGGCCGGCCGGGCCGGCACCGATGACGGCCACTTTGCCCTTGTCCTTTTTCTGGACGGGGCAGGCTTCCGATTGGGTGATCTCCATCTCGGCGTCGAAGTCGGCGATAAAGCGCTCCAGCTTGCCGATCTTGATCCCTTCGCCCTTTTTGTTAAGAACGCAGCGGCTCTCGCACTGCTGCTCATGGGGGCAGACACGGCCGCAGACGGCAGGCAGGTTGCTGCGGCGGGCGATGATGGCGCTCGCTTCGCCGATGTTGCCGTTGGCCAGGGCTTTGATGAACTGGGGGATATCGTTTTCGACGGGGCAGCCGGCGCGGCAATGGGGTTTGGCGCAGTCGAGGCAGCGTTTGGCCTCGGCGATGGCTTGGCGCGGCGTGAATCCCTTGTCGATCTCTTCGAAGGAGAGGTCGACGGCGTCGAAGTCGCTCTTTTTATCGATAATCATGACGCATCACCTGTTTGTGTAAAATTGAGGCACCGTGGCTGGAAAAACTAATTCCATATCGACGGGAGGAATCCTTCCGGCCGCCCCTCGCTTTGGACAAAGTTTTTCCACCACCGGGACCTTTGATAAGGCGAAGGCCGTTGTCGATAAAAAGGCTGCGCCTTTCCCAGCGTTAGTACTCGGGAAAGGCGCAGCCCGGACGGCGAATCTTTTGAATCAAAGGATGGGAATCGTTGAGGTACGTCAAAGCAATGGCGGTCGCGCGATCAAAACCGGCAAAAAATCAGGTCGTCAGGGAATCTGGGGCGGCTCGACGACAATGTCAGGGCCGCTCAGCGCGTTCAGGAAGGCGACGAGGGCCGCTTTCTCCTCGCCGGTCAGGTGCAGGGGAACGAAGTCTTCTGAGACGAACATATTCGTGTGGATCGCTTTGTCGTAATGGTCGATGACCTCTTCCAGTGTGGCCTGGCTGCCGTCATGCATATAGGGCGCTGTTTTGGCCACGTCACGCAACTGGGGGGTGCGGAAGGCGCCTCGCTCGCTGGCGATGCCGGTGACGGCGAAGCGGCCCAGATCGTCGCCTTCGACAGAGAGGTTGTCATAGCCGTGATCGGTGAAGGCGGGGGCGGTGTGGCAGGTGGTGCAGCGGCCCTTGCGGGCGAAGAGTTCCATGCCCCATTTTTGCTGCTGTGTCATGGCGTTGTCGTCGCCAGCCATGAACCGGTCAAAAGGGGTGTCCTTTTGAAGGATCGTCCGTTCAAAGCTGGCCAGGGCTTTGCCGATGTTTTGCGGGGTGATCTCTTCGCCGAAGGCGTCCTGGAAGGCCTGGACGTATTCGGGGACAGCCTTCAGTTCGGCCACCAGTTCCTTCAGATCCTGCTTCATCTCGATGGGGTTTTGGATGGGCTTTAGGGCCTGCTCCTCCAGGGAGAAGACGCTGCCGTCTTGCATCAGTTCCTTGTAGTAAGCGGCATTGATGATCGACGGGGTGTTCCGGACGCCTTTTTGGCCGTTGATGCCCTCGGCGACGCGCTTGCCGTCGGTAAAGGCCTTTTGGGGGTCATGGCAGGTGGCGCAACTGATGGTGTTGTTGGCAGAGAGACGGCGGTCAAAGTAGAGCTTTTTGCCGAGTTCCACTTTTTCCGGCGTCATCTCATTCATGACCGGTACGGGGACGGGGCCCATATCGGCAAAAAACTGGTACTCGAAGCGCAGATAGGCTTCTGGCGTGGAGGTTGGTTGGCCCTGCGTCCCCCCAGCGGGGGCGGCCAGGGAGGAACTGATGAACAGGAAGAACAGGAGCAGGGCAACGCCTGTCGTCATCAGGGTTCCTTTGATGATGGGCACAGTGTATTTCATGGGTTTGCAGGAAGACCCCCTTTGACTGAGATGCTTGGACGCCGGTTGCGATCCGGTGCGGTCTATTTGCTTGTATTTACCATCGAGGTGAGGGAGGGAAGCCCCTGGATATAGCCGACACCGCCGCTTTTTAAGATGCCGTAGGGGGAGGCGGCGAGGGCGTTCATCAACGCCTGCGGGTCGACAGCGGTGATCTTTTTCTTGGCCACCTCATCGCCGGGGTGCTGGAAGTTGCTCATGATGTAGGCGAAGCCGTTGCGGTCATTGGCGAAGGAGAGGCCGGTGGCTTCCGCGCCGGCGGGGACGGAGAGGATGCGGCTCAGGGCGCCCGTATCGATGTTGTAGGCCCAGACGTAGTTGTTCACATGGAGGCTGCTGTCTTCACCGATGAAGAGGGTGCGCAGTTCCTCCGAATAGCTCAGGTTGTCGGGGCTGGCGATCTTGTCCACATTGGCCGTGTTGCCGTAGGCGTCAGCTTCTTTGAGGTCTTCGCCGATGATGAGACCGGCGATGGAGGCGCCCACATAGGCGCTGGGGATGGCGTTTCCGGCGAGGTCTTGCTGGCTGCCGGTCAGTTTCATGGCATAGGTGACGCCGGATTTGCGTTTGGGCAGTTGGATGTGATCGGTCGGGTCTTCGCCCTTGCTGTCCTTTTCCATGCCTTTGCTCTGGTCGGAGATGGCCACGT contains the following coding sequences:
- a CDS encoding NAD(P)-dependent oxidoreductase translates to MIIDKKSDFDAVDLSFEEIDKGFTPRQAIAEAKRCLDCAKPHCRAGCPVENDIPQFIKALANGNIGEASAIIARRSNLPAVCGRVCPHEQQCESRCVLNKKGEGIKIGKLERFIADFDAEMEITQSEACPVQKKDKGKVAVIGAGPAGLTVAGDLAKQCFEVTVFDAQEEPGGVLIYGIPDFRLNKDVVRREIHKMERLGVTFRNRVLVGQDITIDQMLQEGFDAVFIGTGTALPKRLDIPGNDLAGVVQASYFLRIVALANSGKISPREIPVSIGDKVFIIGAGNVAMDAARTALRLGASGVTVVHRRGESEITALRSEFEHARAEGVTFRWMSSPAGFFGDEKVTAIELETMALDETNRLVPTGEKDTLTADKIILAIGQRPAARIISSAGGIEVDPNGYVITRERPYGMTTRRGVFAGGDVVHEPATVVLAMKEAKKVAAGIAMYVEAKKLIEECGM
- a CDS encoding cytochrome-c peroxidase encodes the protein MKYTVPIIKGTLMTTGVALLLFFLFISSSLAAPAGGTQGQPTSTPEAYLRFEYQFFADMGPVPVPVMNEMTPEKVELGKKLYFDRRLSANNTISCATCHDPQKAFTDGKRVAEGINGQKGVRNTPSIINAAYYKELMQDGSVFSLEEQALKPIQNPIEMKQDLKELVAELKAVPEYVQAFQDAFGEEITPQNIGKALASFERTILQKDTPFDRFMAGDDNAMTQQQKWGMELFARKGRCTTCHTAPAFTDHGYDNLSVEGDDLGRFAVTGIASERGAFRTPQLRDVAKTAPYMHDGSQATLEEVIDHYDKAIHTNMFVSEDFVPLHLTGEEKAALVAFLNALSGPDIVVEPPQIP